The genome window gcacgtccgccgcgctcgcccgcaccgggttagctagtgatatttaattgcacaaAGTTtgggtcgctaactatgggcctcctaacaaagctcagagtcagaatagaatagaatagaataaatttttattgcattaactgtgtagttacattaggtgttatacttgttataaagttctaacagtttgccactttgtggcgtgcaatactggttacatacaatattttttaaatattacagcgggcgatggagagagctatgtgcggagtctCTCTACGTGATCCAAACAGagataaggagatccgtaggagaactagagtaaccgacatagctcaacgggttgcgaagctgaaggggcaatgggcagggcacatagttcgtaaaaccgatagacgttggggtctcaaggtgctggaatggcgacctcgcaccagaaaacACAGCGTTGGATGGAGtcatccacctagtggagagTTCCACTAGGTGGATTCGCacggagccgctgaattcaggtggagcaagacagtggcgtgtggaagtccctacaagagacttatgtctgtacgggagcggtgtgcactgtacaggctcgaccgtaccaaagggtgATCTCCCACTGAGCGGTTGggtgtgctcggtagcgccagctgggccgacggttgtgtcttgaaacttctatatatagtacagattgcagaaaactccgttggtgcgagtactgtcggcggtacattcgttcgggactacgtcatgaaatgttatcgattgaatagcgccatctagttgcatctgtggcaaccgccacatgtccagctgtggacggcTATCGGTTagtgatgattttttttttaattgaaaaggttcgctagcgaattttacaaaaatgatcttaaattacataaagttaaattacatgacgttgtatgtaaaatcatttgaaagcaaacactacatgcacattaacacaatttacatggaacaattattaatcgtataagtaaaataataatacaaaaagtaGCTAATACTTTCTGAAATagtgaaaacacaaaaaaacaaaaattattcaaggtgcaatggtaattgaataaatctaaaactatagtaAAGTTAACCTAGGAGTAagaatagttaaaaaataaaaagtaaatgttCAAAAAAGTGATAGATATTTCTGcgattaataagtaggtacttattaatcgCAGAGAGAACGAATCGAACAGAGAACATGTCTTAACCGTTTGATTGTctaattatgatgatgatgaagtatactTACAGCATCACAACTTCTCCGTTTCTTCTTAGCGCTACAACTGGCGATGTGTTCAACTAAGGCCTCTTTATTTGCGAATTCGCTTTTACAATACtggaataaaaacaaaaaaaaatttatctaaatacataaaaggaaaaggtgactgatctatcaacgcacatctcaaactactggacgaatcgggctgaaaggcatgcagatagctattataacgtaggcatctgctaagaaaggatcaattttttagatttttccctgaatgtctgctataagacctacctacctgccaaatttcatgattctaggtcaacgggaagtaccctgtaggtttcttgacggttgacagacaacaaagtgatctagggttctgtttttccttcctttccttttgaggtacggaaccctaaaacaaagGTTGTTTAAAATGCTACTCACCCTACACATAAAGCCGTGAGCGCCATGCATTAAAGTCTTATGCCTTACCAGTTTACTCTTCATCACATAGTTGTCACACAAATCGCACTTGACCCTTCTCTTGTCAGCCCCCGGGTGTGACCTTATCATGTGGGAATCCACACTCCGTATAGACAAGTCCTTTTGGCATAGTTTACATGTCACTCTTCTTAAATTAGTATCGTTATAACTGTAcagaatattttcaattttagctTCATCCATATCTGTTTTTGTATGTGCATCGTTAATAAAATTCTCGGTTTTTTGTGTGTTTTCAAAGCAATTTTCTACTTTCTGTAagtttttgaaacaattttcaactttcattgTGTCATTAAAACAATTTTCAATATTCATTGTGTCATTAAAACTATTTTCAATATTCATTGTGTCATTAAAACAATTTTGAACTTTCTGTTTGTCTTTTTGGGTGTTGGTAAAACAATTTATAACTTTCGCTGTCACTGATTTATTTGTTAGTTTCATTAGTTTATTGTTGGTTCGTTTCTCATTTCTAACATTATCTGGAGCTGCAACATTGTTACCTGTGTCCACTTCTGAATCTATCAATGTATCTATtgaattatcattatttttattattgttgtctAAATCATCATTTTCTGTGGCCATAGAATTATCTACTGAAATATAATTATGATTGTTACTCAAATTTTCGTTATTGTTAtttaaagtattattatttcttgtttCAGCTTGTCTTATATCATTTTCTGCATTTAATGATTCGTTAATTAAATTATCGCTATTAAAATTTACAACTGTGGAATTGTTTAATTGAACGTCATTgtctatattttgtttattttttctatGTGATAATTTATGACTGCTAAtttgtttcttatttaaattaatattacataTATTGCACATAACGGTTCTGTCTTTGCTAGGCTTATGTTTTGTAGTCGTATGTGTATCATACTTTCTTTTTGCGATTCTTTTTTTGCACAATTTACATCGACATTTATTGATTTCCATATTTTGTGTATGTCTGTTTACATTTCTTAAATCTTTCGTTTGGTCGATTTTATTATTGCATATTTTCTTGTTACCAAAGTTTTCATGTTTAtcgttaaaattattttccacTGTTACGTTAACTTCCTTCTTTATTTCAGTTTTTTCTGAAAGTAGTTCTAATTCGTCACTTGAAAGATTTTCTATTCCAATattcatattttcattttccAATTTAATTTCTATATCGTAATCACTGtcttcaattttgtttttcatGATAATAAGTTTTGTTTCTGCTTCCTTGCATTGTTTTCTGAAGTGTAAACAGTTATTGATGTTGTTTACGCAGTTCTGACATATACTCTGTGGTAGTCCATCGTCCATCTCTACCTGGAAACATGGAATGCTCCATATTATTAATACATTCAGGATCCATTAATTAACATtttgtatacttaatataaaaatatgcatagctatatatattatataggcaTCTACTAGGTAAACGCATCCCATCTTAGGGGTCATCATCCCTTTCCATCAAGTGTGATTGTTGTCTACTTGTCTAGTGAttgcttatctaaatatataaaacgaaaaggtgactgactgactgactgatctatcaacgtgcagcccaaactactggacggatcgggctgaaatttggcatgcagatagctattatgacgtaggcatccgcttagaaaggatttttgaaaattcaacccctaagggggtgaaataggggtaagaaatttgtgtagtccacgcggacgaagtcgcgagcatacgctagtctaaatatataaaaggaaaaggtgactgactgactgatctatcaacgcacagctcaagctactggacggatcgggctgaaatttgccatgcacaTAGCTGTTATGACTTAAGGGTCTAAGGGGTTTGAGATtagtgtagttcacgcggacgaagtcgtgggcataagctagttaggtacgTATAAGATCAGGGTGCCTCTACCCAGCAGTCAAAGGCAGATTATcgctaaggcaaactaggcatgTGCCTAAGGGTGCGCGCGATCATGTATTAGAGTTCCTAGCCACCTAGCCTAGTAGTGTTTCATAGTGTtttattttgtagtaggtaactaaaacaattatttatcaacTAAACTATATACAGTCTAGGTAATCAGTGTTTCTATTTTCGACGTCATTACTTCCGAATTAATTTATACAACTTGAATCAAAAAGCAAAATAGAGAATCATTATTTTTACATTAAGAATATCTTTGCCTAATATATTACTCAGAACATTTTGAAGACAATCCAAAATTTATCAGCAAACTTTTTTACATTAGGTATTGAGTTTTACAAATAATTGAAacataaaataactatattaaaagttaaaactcaccaatatttaaaattttgtttatttcagTGGTAGGTACTATAGTAATTCCTATTTTCACtactacctaattatccctactaagtcatattatcttggagtgaccgaaactgcctgTGCTTATAcaaagtgtcatgacgtgatgttccTCATtcgttctttttagggttccgtacctcaaaaggaaaaacggaacccttataggatcactttgttgtatgtttgtctgtcaagaaacctacagggtacctcccgttgacctagaatcatgtgatttggcaggtaggtagatcttatagctgacatttggggaaaaatctgatggttagatcacacaaaaaaaaattaaattgtggtggGCGCTGTGGACATATAATCCGCCTCTGCCAGCAGTGGTGTATGAATATGTTAATATGTAATAACTTACCTTAACACCCGTAACAGTGTATACTAGTCCGGAATAACTTGCAGGGTCCATTTCTTCtgtaaatataggtatatttgcCTTCGTATCAAGACACGTCCGACAAATCGCTAGCTTTGAAAGGGTGTTTTGAttcataattaaaaattaaagcgGTTTGTTTACCTATAGTCATAGAGAATAgtgattatatacctactctttgataatataattgatattatatcaatacactgtagtctgtgaccTAGA of Maniola hyperantus chromosome 26, iAphHyp1.2, whole genome shotgun sequence contains these proteins:
- the LOC117994049 gene encoding uncharacterized protein isoform X4; this translates as MDDGLPQSICQNCVNNINNCLHFRKQCKEAETKLIIMKNKIEDSDYDIEIKLENENMNIGIENLSSDELELLSEKTEIKKEVNVTVENNFNDKHENFGNKKICNNKIDQTKDLRNVNRHTQNMEINKCRCKLCKKRIAKRKYDTHTTTKHKPSKDRTVMCNICNINLNKKQISSHKLSHRKNKQNIDNDVQLNNSTVVNFNSDNLINESLNAENDIRQAETRNNNTLNNNNENLSNNHNYISVDNSMATENDDLDNNNKNNDNSIDTLIDSEVDTGNNVAAPDNVRNEKRTNNKLMKLTNKSVTAKVINCFTNTQKDKQKVQNCFNDTMNIENSFNDTMNIENCFNDTMKVENCFKNLQKVENCFENTQKTENFINDAHTKTDMDEAKIENILYSYNDTNLRRVTCKLCQKDLSIRSVDSHMIRSHPGADKRRVKCDLCDNYVMKSKLVRHKTLMHGAHGFMCRYCKSEFANKEALVEHIASCSAKKKRRSCDASRETGECEVCHKTMQKGSLKLHHAMKHAGLRPVCEHCGKSFGNKFRLQDHYRAKHGYEKYKCSYCDFQSACSMSMRNHERRHRGEKPFVCESCGTKFHASYLLAQHRQSHATDKAFQCDLCPASFKVNNTLHMHKRACHSTCKYACTLCTRTYSTRHYVVKHMRAMHRYTGPVPPLTPVEC
- the LOC117994049 gene encoding uncharacterized protein isoform X1 gives rise to the protein MNQNTLSKLAICRTCLDTKANIPIFTEEMDPASYSGLVYTVTGVKVEMDDGLPQSICQNCVNNINNCLHFRKQCKEAETKLIIMKNKIEDSDYDIEIKLENENMNIGIENLSSDELELLSEKTEIKKEVNVTVENNFNDKHENFGNKKICNNKIDQTKDLRNVNRHTQNMEINKCRCKLCKKRIAKRKYDTHTTTKHKPSKDRTVMCNICNINLNKKQISSHKLSHRKNKQNIDNDVQLNNSTVVNFNSDNLINESLNAENDIRQAETRNNNTLNNNNENLSNNHNYISVDNSMATENDDLDNNNKNNDNSIDTLIDSEVDTGNNVAAPDNVRNEKRTNNKLMKLTNKSVTAKVINCFTNTQKDKQKVQNCFNDTMNIENSFNDTMNIENCFNDTMKVENCFKNLQKVENCFENTQKTENFINDAHTKTDMDEAKIENILYSYNDTNLRRVTCKLCQKDLSIRSVDSHMIRSHPGADKRRVKCDLCDNYVMKSKLVRHKTLMHGAHGFMCRYCKSEFANKEALVEHIASCSAKKKRRSCDASRETGECEVCHKTMQKGSLKLHHAMKHAGLRPVCEHCGKSFGNKFRLQDHYRAKHGYEKYKCSYCDFQSACSMSMRNHERRHRGEKPFVCESCGTKFHASYLLAQHRQSHATDKAFQCDLCPASFKVNNTLHMHKRACHSTCKYACTLCTRTYSTRHYVVKHMRAMHRYTGPVPPLTPVEC
- the LOC117994049 gene encoding uncharacterized protein isoform X3 produces the protein MNQNTLSKLAICRTCLDTKANIPIFTEEMDPASYSGLVYTVTGVKVEMDDGLPQSICQNCVNNINNCLHFRKQCKEAETKLIIMKNKIEDSDYDIEIKLENENMNIGIENLSSDELELLSEKTEIKKEVNVTVENNFNDKHENFGNKKICNNKIDQTKDLRNVNRHTQNMEINKCRCKLCKKRIAKRKYDTHTTTKHKPSKDRTVMCNICNINLNKKQISSHKLSHRKNKQNIDNDVQLNNSTVVNFNSDNLINESLNAENDIRQAETRNNNTLNNNNENLSNNHNYISVDNSMATENDDLDNNNKNNDNSIDTLIDSEVDTGNNVAAPDNVRNEKRTNNKLMKLTNKSVTAKVINCFTNTQKDKQKVQNCFNDTMNIENSFNDTMNIENCFNDTMKVENCFKNLQKVENCFENTQKTENFINDAHTKTDMDEAKIENILYSYNDTNLRRVTCKLCQKDLSIRSVDSHMIRSHPGADKRRVKCDLCDNYVMKSKLVRHKTLMHGAHGFMCRYCKSEFANKEALVEHIASCSAKKKRRSCDASRETGECEVCHKTMQKGSLKLHHAMKHAGLRPVCEHCGKSFGNKFRLQDHYRAKHGYEKYKCSYCDFQSACSMSMRCDLCPASFKVNNTLHMHKRACHSTCKYACTLCTRTYSTRHYVVKHMRAMHRYTGPVPPLTPVEC
- the LOC117994049 gene encoding uncharacterized protein isoform X2, which gives rise to MNQNTLSKLAICRTCLDTKANIPIFTEEMDPASYSGLVYTVTGVKVEMDDGLPQSICQNCVNNINNCLHFRKQCKEAETKLIIMKNKIEDSDYDIEIKLENENMNIGIENLSSDELELLSEKTEIKKEVNVTVENNFNDKHENFGNKKICNNKIDQTKDLRNVNRHTQNMEINKCRCKLCKKRIAKRKYDTHTTTKHKPSKDRTVMCNICNINLNKKQISSHKLSHRKNKQNIDNDVQLNNSTVVNFNSDNLINESLNAENDIRQAETRNNNTLNNNNENLSNNHNYISVDNSMATENDDLDNNNKNNDNSIDTLIDSEVDTGNNVAAPDNVRNEKRTNNKLMKLTNKSVTAKVINCFTNTQKDKQKVQNCFNDTMNIENSFNDTMNIENCFNDTMKVENCFKNLQKVENCFENTQKTENFINDAHTKTDMDEAKIENILYSYNDTNLRRVTCKLCQKDLSIRSVDSHMIRSHPGADKRRVKCDLCDNYVMKSKLYCKSEFANKEALVEHIASCSAKKKRRSCDASRETGECEVCHKTMQKGSLKLHHAMKHAGLRPVCEHCGKSFGNKFRLQDHYRAKHGYEKYKCSYCDFQSACSMSMRNHERRHRGEKPFVCESCGTKFHASYLLAQHRQSHATDKAFQCDLCPASFKVNNTLHMHKRACHSTCKYACTLCTRTYSTRHYVVKHMRAMHRYTGPVPPLTPVEC